A genomic window from Streptomyces sp. NBC_00234 includes:
- a CDS encoding Rne/Rng family ribonuclease, whose amino-acid sequence MLEPTEPGTNGNTEDNNSPGDKLPPRRRRRAASRPAGPPSGGTPGAAAAEDVAPAIPAEEAAPTGTDDAAPPARTRRRAVRKATAPAGAPAPSAETAEAPEAVETPVAVEAAAEPAEAEAPATPPRARRRAVRKATAPAGAPQAADEPVAEPVAEPAAEPAEAEAPAAPRGRRRAVRKATAPAGAPQPTEEIAEPAAPAPVAAVEEPEAAPVVEAAPRGRTRRRASAPAGAPQAEAAVEPEVVVEPVVEVAETAEAVEAPQAEAAPPARTRRRAVRKATAPAGAPQPVETAETPAVAEDVVETGESLPAAVAEELAAEPEEVAEAAPRGRQRRRATAAAGRPEFTGKVEEPARKSRRATRPAVAVFQAPVFAEPMFQTPETAAAAAAAAGPVQEDEAEEVEQAPVAEPVAEAVEPAEAAPQGGSRRRRRRRGEAAEAEPVAAPVAAPVEEAVEDEHEAEAETDAEHEGEGEETDEYGDRPSRRRRRGGRRRRRGENNELDDAEHGDEAPSDRTEDEAERVQEHDEEDEDDNESASGSSSSRRRRRRRRRSGEAAGEADTGTDDPERTVVKVREPRKKEVEREPGTGFDEVQSIKGSTRMEAKKQRRREGREQGRRRVPIITEAEFLARREAVERVMVVRQSGERTQIGVLEDNVLVEHYVNKEQATSYVGNVYLGKVQNVLPSMEAAFVDIGKGRNAVLYAGEVNFEALGMAHGPRRIESALKSGQSVLVQVTKDPIGHKGARLTSQVSLPGRYLVYVPEGSMTGISRKLPDTERSRLKTILKKIVPEDAGVIVRTAAEGASEDELRRDVERLQEQWEDIQKKSKSSGSTNAPTLLYGEPDMTVRVVRDIFNEDFSKVIVSGDDAWDTIHGYVSHVAPDLTDRLSRWTSEVDVFATYRIDEQLMKALDRKVYLPSGGSLVIDKTEAMVVVDVNTGKFTGQGGNLEETVTKNNLEAAEEIVRQLRLRDLGGIVVVDFIDMVLESNRDLVLRRLLECLGRDRTKHQVAEVTSLGLVQMTRKRVGQGLLESFSETCVHCNGRGVIVHMEQPTSVGGGGGKRAKKRGRGGAGQDQVHEHDHEQADEHEIESEAEVAAEIAAPVALPEPEFVPDEELYSSPAEAEAAATRGRGRRRATRKVSAPAGAPRAAAEPAPVVEPVAEAAPVVEPVVEPEPVVETPVAAPAVEAEAPAQGRTRRRATRKATAPAGSPKPAETVEPVVEEIVVVETPVAEAPVVEAPEAEEPAPVAAPRARRRATRKATAPAGSPTGADEAEVVVVTAAPVTESASDAASGSAETEAEAPAKKTARKAAAKKAPAKKAAAKKTVAKKAAAKKTTTKKAASKKTVAAEQSSPSVTASASSSDSAPSAG is encoded by the coding sequence ATGCTTGAGCCGACCGAACCCGGAACCAACGGGAACACCGAAGACAACAACAGCCCCGGGGACAAGCTGCCGCCGCGCCGCAGGCGCCGCGCGGCCTCCCGCCCCGCGGGCCCGCCGTCGGGCGGTACGCCGGGAGCGGCTGCCGCCGAGGACGTCGCGCCGGCCATACCGGCCGAAGAGGCCGCGCCGACCGGTACCGACGATGCCGCGCCTCCGGCGCGTACGCGCCGTCGTGCGGTCCGCAAGGCGACCGCTCCGGCGGGTGCCCCTGCGCCGTCCGCCGAGACCGCTGAGGCCCCCGAGGCCGTAGAGACCCCTGTGGCCGTCGAGGCTGCCGCCGAGCCCGCCGAGGCCGAGGCCCCGGCTACGCCGCCGCGTGCCCGCCGTCGTGCGGTCCGTAAGGCGACCGCGCCGGCCGGTGCGCCGCAGGCCGCGGACGAGCCGGTGGCGGAGCCCGTCGCCGAGCCGGCCGCCGAGCCCGCCGAGGCCGAGGCCCCCGCTGCTCCGCGTGGCCGTCGTCGTGCGGTCCGCAAGGCCACCGCTCCGGCGGGCGCCCCGCAGCCCACCGAGGAGATCGCCGAGCCCGCCGCGCCCGCTCCCGTCGCCGCTGTCGAGGAGCCGGAAGCCGCCCCCGTCGTCGAGGCGGCCCCCCGTGGCCGTACCCGGCGCCGTGCGTCGGCCCCGGCCGGAGCGCCGCAGGCCGAGGCGGCCGTCGAGCCCGAAGTCGTCGTCGAGCCGGTTGTCGAGGTCGCGGAGACGGCCGAGGCCGTCGAAGCGCCCCAGGCCGAAGCCGCGCCCCCGGCGCGCACCCGCCGTCGTGCGGTCCGTAAGGCGACCGCTCCGGCGGGCGCCCCCCAGCCGGTCGAGACGGCCGAGACCCCCGCGGTCGCGGAGGACGTCGTCGAGACCGGTGAGAGCCTTCCGGCCGCCGTGGCCGAGGAGCTCGCCGCCGAGCCCGAAGAGGTCGCGGAGGCCGCCCCGCGCGGTCGTCAGCGCCGTCGGGCCACCGCGGCGGCAGGCCGGCCGGAGTTCACCGGCAAGGTCGAGGAGCCGGCCCGCAAGAGCCGTCGCGCGACGCGCCCGGCCGTGGCCGTGTTCCAGGCCCCGGTCTTCGCCGAGCCGATGTTCCAGACTCCCGAGACCGCGGCTGCCGCGGCTGCCGCGGCCGGTCCCGTTCAGGAGGACGAGGCCGAAGAGGTCGAGCAGGCCCCCGTGGCCGAGCCCGTGGCCGAAGCCGTCGAGCCCGCCGAGGCCGCGCCGCAGGGCGGTTCGCGCCGCCGTCGCCGTCGCCGTGGCGAGGCCGCCGAGGCCGAGCCGGTCGCCGCCCCCGTGGCGGCTCCGGTGGAGGAGGCCGTGGAGGACGAGCACGAGGCCGAGGCCGAGACGGACGCCGAGCACGAGGGCGAGGGCGAGGAGACGGACGAGTACGGGGACCGGCCTTCGCGCCGTCGTCGTCGTGGTGGCCGTCGCCGTCGTCGCGGCGAGAACAACGAGCTGGACGACGCCGAGCACGGCGACGAGGCCCCCTCGGACCGTACCGAGGACGAGGCCGAGCGCGTCCAGGAGCACGACGAGGAGGACGAGGACGACAACGAGTCGGCCTCCGGCTCCAGCAGCAGCCGTCGCCGCCGTCGCCGTCGCCGTCGCAGCGGTGAGGCCGCGGGCGAGGCCGACACGGGCACGGACGACCCGGAGCGTACGGTCGTCAAGGTGCGCGAGCCGCGCAAGAAGGAAGTCGAGCGCGAGCCCGGCACCGGCTTCGACGAGGTCCAGTCCATCAAGGGCTCGACCCGTATGGAGGCGAAGAAGCAGCGCCGCCGCGAAGGCCGTGAGCAGGGCCGCCGTCGCGTCCCGATCATCACCGAGGCGGAGTTCCTGGCGCGCCGCGAGGCCGTCGAGCGGGTGATGGTCGTCCGTCAGAGCGGCGAGCGCACCCAGATCGGTGTCCTCGAGGACAACGTGCTCGTCGAGCACTACGTCAACAAGGAGCAGGCCACCAGCTACGTCGGCAACGTCTACCTGGGCAAGGTGCAGAACGTTCTGCCGTCCATGGAGGCCGCGTTCGTCGACATCGGCAAGGGCCGCAACGCCGTCCTGTACGCCGGTGAGGTCAACTTCGAGGCGCTCGGCATGGCCCACGGGCCGCGCCGCATCGAGAGCGCGCTCAAGTCCGGCCAGTCCGTCCTCGTCCAGGTGACGAAGGACCCGATCGGTCACAAGGGTGCCCGCCTGACCAGCCAGGTCTCGCTGCCCGGCCGCTACCTGGTCTACGTGCCCGAGGGCTCGATGACCGGTATCAGCCGCAAGCTGCCCGACACCGAGCGGTCCCGGCTGAAGACCATCCTCAAGAAGATCGTCCCCGAGGACGCCGGCGTCATCGTGCGCACCGCGGCCGAGGGTGCGAGCGAGGACGAGCTGCGCCGCGATGTCGAGCGGCTGCAGGAGCAGTGGGAGGACATCCAGAAGAAGTCCAAGAGCAGCGGCAGCACCAACGCGCCGACGCTGCTCTACGGCGAGCCGGACATGACCGTCCGGGTCGTCCGCGACATCTTCAACGAGGACTTCTCGAAGGTCATCGTCAGTGGTGACGACGCGTGGGACACCATCCACGGCTATGTCTCGCACGTGGCGCCCGACCTGACGGACCGGCTGTCCCGCTGGACCTCCGAGGTCGACGTCTTCGCGACGTACCGCATCGACGAGCAGCTGATGAAGGCGCTGGACCGCAAGGTCTATCTGCCGAGCGGCGGTTCGCTGGTCATCGACAAGACCGAGGCGATGGTCGTCGTCGACGTCAACACCGGCAAGTTCACCGGTCAGGGCGGAAACCTCGAGGAGACCGTCACCAAGAACAACCTGGAGGCGGCCGAGGAGATCGTGCGTCAGCTGCGGCTGCGCGACCTCGGTGGCATCGTCGTCGTCGACTTCATCGACATGGTGCTGGAGTCCAACCGGGACCTCGTGCTGCGGCGTCTGCTGGAGTGCCTGGGCCGGGACCGTACGAAGCACCAGGTCGCCGAGGTCACCTCGCTCGGCCTGGTCCAGATGACCCGCAAGCGGGTCGGCCAGGGTCTGCTGGAGTCCTTCTCCGAGACCTGTGTCCACTGCAACGGGCGCGGCGTCATCGTCCACATGGAGCAGCCGACCTCGGTCGGCGGCGGAGGCGGCAAGCGCGCGAAGAAGCGTGGCCGCGGTGGTGCGGGCCAGGACCAGGTCCACGAGCACGACCACGAGCAGGCGGACGAGCACGAGATCGAGAGCGAGGCCGAGGTCGCGGCGGAGATCGCGGCCCCGGTGGCGCTGCCCGAGCCGGAGTTCGTTCCGGACGAGGAGCTCTACAGCAGCCCGGCCGAGGCCGAGGCGGCTGCCACGCGCGGCCGTGGACGTCGGCGTGCGACCCGCAAGGTGTCGGCTCCGGCCGGCGCCCCGAGGGCCGCGGCCGAGCCTGCGCCCGTCGTCGAGCCGGTGGCCGAGGCCGCTCCGGTCGTCGAGCCGGTCGTGGAGCCCGAGCCGGTCGTCGAGACCCCGGTGGCCGCTCCGGCCGTCGAGGCCGAGGCGCCCGCCCAGGGCCGTACGCGTCGCCGGGCGACCCGTAAGGCGACCGCTCCGGCGGGTTCGCCGAAGCCGGCCGAGACGGTGGAGCCGGTCGTCGAGGAGATCGTGGTCGTCGAGACCCCGGTCGCCGAGGCCCCCGTGGTGGAGGCTCCGGAGGCCGAGGAGCCCGCTCCGGTCGCGGCGCCGCGTGCGCGGCGCCGGGCCACCCGTAAGGCCACCGCTCCCGCGGGCTCGCCCACGGGTGCCGACGAGGCGGAGGTCGTCGTGGTGACGGCCGCGCCCGTGACCGAATCCGCTTCCGACGCTGCTTCCGGCAGCGCGGAGACGGAGGCGGAGGCGCCGGCCAAGAAGACGGCCCGCAAGGCCGCCGCCAAGAAGGCACCGGCCAAGAAGGCAGCCGCCAAGAAGACGGTCGCGAAGAAGGCCGCCGCGAAGAAGACGACCACCAAGAAGGCCGCCTCGAAGAAGACGGTGGCTGCCGAGCAGTCGTCGCCCTCCGTGACGGCTTCTGCATCGTCGTCGGACTCCGCGCCGTCGGCCGGCTGA
- a CDS encoding TIGR03936 family radical SAM-associated protein, whose protein sequence is MQRIRLRYTKRGRLRFTSHRDFQRAFERALRRSEVPMAYSAGFTPHPKVSYANAAPTGTGSEAEFLEIALTEARDPDTLRELLNESLPDGLDITDAVEARTSGLADRLTASVWEMRLDGVTVEDTAKAVTAFMGAETVEVQRRAKNGMRTFDARAAVADLQALDPLADRPGDKPCAILRLVVRHVTPAVRPDDVLSGLRVVADLAPPVPAAVTRLAQGLFDEESGTVTDPLAPDREAAPTASSVVAPAAVATAPEGAGSA, encoded by the coding sequence GTGCAGCGCATCCGACTGCGCTACACGAAGCGGGGCCGCCTCCGGTTCACCAGCCACCGAGACTTCCAGCGTGCCTTCGAGCGGGCGCTGCGCCGCTCCGAGGTGCCCATGGCCTACTCGGCGGGCTTCACCCCCCACCCGAAGGTCTCGTACGCCAATGCCGCACCCACCGGCACGGGCAGCGAGGCCGAGTTCCTGGAGATCGCCCTCACCGAGGCGCGTGACCCGGACACCCTGCGCGAACTGCTCAACGAGTCGCTGCCCGACGGCCTGGACATCACCGACGCGGTGGAGGCCCGTACGTCCGGTCTCGCCGACCGGCTGACCGCCTCCGTATGGGAGATGCGCCTCGACGGAGTCACCGTCGAGGACACGGCGAAGGCCGTGACCGCCTTCATGGGCGCCGAGACCGTCGAGGTCCAGCGCCGCGCGAAGAACGGGATGCGCACCTTCGACGCCCGCGCCGCCGTCGCCGACCTGCAGGCTCTTGATCCACTGGCTGATAGGCCGGGGGACAAGCCCTGTGCGATACTGCGGCTGGTTGTTCGGCACGTGACACCTGCCGTGCGACCCGACGACGTCCTGTCCGGTCTCCGCGTTGTGGCCGACCTCGCGCCGCCGGTCCCCGCAGCGGTGACCAGGCTGGCGCAGGGGCTCTTCGACGAGGAGTCCGGCACGGTGACCGACCCGCTCGCGCCCGACCGCGAGGCAGCCCCGACCGCTTCTTCAGTGGTCGCCCCGGCCGCCGTCGCGACGGCGCCGGAAGGTGCAGGTTCCGCGTAA
- a CDS encoding TIGR03960 family B12-binding radical SAM protein: protein MSAESVFPQLEALLPHVQKPIQYVGGELNSTVKPWDECDVRWALMYPDAYEVGLPNQGVMILYEVLNEREGVLAERTYSVWPDLEELMREHKVPQFTVDSHRPVGAFDVFGLSFSTELGYTNMLTALDLAGIPLESKDRTVDDPIVLAGGHAAFNPEPIADFIDCAVIGDGEQAVLEITEIVRAWKAEGRPGGRDEVLFRLSKTGGVYVPRFYDVEYLPDGRIGRVVPNKSGVPWRVSKHTVMDLDEWPYPKQPLVPLAETVHERMSVEIFRGCTRGCRFCQAGMITRPVRERSITGIGEMVEKGLKATGFEEVGLLSLSSADHTEIGEIAKGLADRYTEDKIGLSLPSTRVDAFNVDLANELTRNGRRSGLTFAPEGGSERMRKVINKMVSEEDLIRTVSTAYGNGWRQVKLYFMCGLPTETDEDVLQIGDMAVKVIAKGREVSGQNDIRCTVSIGGFVPKPHTPFQWAPQLSAEETDARLKKLRDKIRDDKKYGRSIGFRYHDGKPGIVEGLLSRGDRRVGSVIRAVYEAGGRFDGWREHFSYDLWMKSAEKALPDFGVDVDWYTTRERTYEEVLPWDHLDSGLDKDWLWEDWQDSLDETEVEDCRWTPCFDCGVCPQMDTSIQIGPTGKKLLPLTVVK, encoded by the coding sequence ATGTCTGCCGAGTCGGTCTTCCCACAGCTCGAAGCTCTGCTCCCGCATGTGCAGAAGCCCATCCAGTACGTCGGCGGTGAGCTCAACTCCACCGTCAAGCCGTGGGACGAATGCGACGTCCGCTGGGCCCTGATGTACCCGGACGCCTACGAGGTCGGGCTCCCCAACCAGGGCGTCATGATCCTGTACGAGGTGCTCAACGAGCGCGAAGGCGTCCTCGCCGAGCGCACGTACAGCGTCTGGCCGGACCTCGAAGAGCTGATGCGCGAGCACAAGGTGCCGCAGTTCACCGTGGACAGCCACCGCCCCGTCGGCGCCTTCGACGTCTTCGGGCTGAGCTTCTCCACCGAGCTCGGCTACACCAACATGCTCACCGCCCTGGACCTCGCGGGCATCCCGCTGGAGTCCAAGGACCGTACGGTCGACGACCCGATCGTCCTCGCGGGCGGCCACGCGGCCTTCAACCCCGAGCCGATCGCGGACTTCATCGACTGCGCGGTCATCGGCGACGGCGAGCAGGCGGTCCTGGAGATCACCGAGATCGTCCGCGCCTGGAAGGCGGAGGGCCGTCCCGGCGGCCGTGACGAGGTGCTGTTCCGCCTCTCGAAGACCGGCGGTGTCTACGTACCCCGCTTCTACGACGTCGAGTACCTCCCCGACGGCCGCATCGGCCGCGTCGTGCCCAACAAGTCCGGCGTGCCGTGGCGGGTGTCCAAGCACACCGTCATGGACCTCGACGAATGGCCGTACCCGAAGCAGCCCCTCGTCCCCCTCGCGGAGACCGTCCACGAGCGGATGTCCGTCGAGATCTTCCGCGGCTGCACCCGCGGCTGCCGTTTCTGCCAGGCCGGCATGATCACGCGCCCCGTGCGGGAGCGAAGCATCACCGGCATCGGCGAGATGGTCGAGAAGGGCCTCAAGGCGACCGGCTTCGAAGAGGTCGGCCTGCTCTCGCTCTCCTCCGCGGACCACACCGAGATCGGTGAGATCGCCAAGGGCCTCGCCGACCGGTACACCGAGGACAAGATCGGCCTCTCGCTGCCCTCGACCCGCGTCGACGCCTTCAACGTCGACCTGGCCAACGAGCTGACCCGCAACGGCCGCCGCTCCGGTCTCACGTTCGCCCCCGAGGGCGGATCCGAGCGCATGCGCAAGGTCATCAACAAGATGGTCTCGGAGGAGGACCTGATCCGTACGGTCTCCACCGCGTACGGCAACGGCTGGCGTCAGGTGAAGCTGTACTTCATGTGCGGCCTGCCCACCGAGACCGACGAGGACGTCCTCCAGATCGGCGACATGGCGGTCAAGGTGATCGCCAAGGGCCGCGAGGTGTCCGGCCAGAACGACATCCGCTGCACCGTCTCCATCGGCGGCTTCGTACCCAAGCCGCACACCCCGTTCCAGTGGGCCCCGCAGCTCAGCGCCGAGGAGACCGACGCCCGGCTGAAGAAGCTCCGGGACAAGATCCGCGACGACAAGAAGTACGGCCGCTCGATCGGTTTCCGCTACCACGACGGCAAGCCGGGCATCGTCGAGGGCCTCCTCTCCCGCGGCGACCGCCGGGTCGGCTCCGTCATCCGCGCGGTCTACGAGGCCGGCGGCCGTTTCGACGGTTGGCGCGAGCACTTCAGCTACGACCTGTGGATGAAGAGCGCCGAGAAGGCGCTGCCCGACTTCGGCGTCGACGTCGACTGGTACACCACCCGGGAGCGGACGTACGAGGAGGTCCTGCCCTGGGACCACCTGGACTCCGGCCTCGACAAGGACTGGCTCTGGGAGGACTGGCAGGACTCGCTCGACGAGACCGAGGTCGAGGACTGCCGCTGGACGCCGTGCTTCGACTGTGGTGTGTGTCCTCAGATGGACACGAGTATTCAGATCGGCCCCACCGGCAAGAAGCTGCTGCCGCTCACGGTCGTGAAGTAG
- a CDS encoding CYTH and CHAD domain-containing protein produces the protein MADSKREIERKYEATPDTRLPDLTKVAGVSAVTHHGVTELDAVYYDTADLRLAADSLTLRRRTGGADEGWHLKFPVSSGIRDEIRAPLADTLPHSLAGLLRSRVRDEDVTPVVRLLSARDVHHLVDEGGTFLAELSIDEVLAQRLTEEGGGPTAVWTEIEVELADDGDPAFLDAVERRLRKAGVKPSASASKLARALTETGVRPAGPAQRPAKKKRKPPPPTAGDHVLDYVREQVEAVITLDPAVRRDLPDSVHQMRVATRRLRSAFKTYRKILDRTVTDPVGEELKWLAAELGVDRDQEVLDARFHAATADLSRTLLLGPVRSRLRLWSVARRTGSRRRIVAVLDGKRYLSLLESLDALLAAPPLRPAAAKPPRDALPRAVLKDYERLATRVGHALEQPPGRDRDLAMHEARKAAKRARYAGEAARPALGKAAKRFAKRMKAVQKVLGEHQDSVVARDALRALAIQAHAAGEPSFTWGLLYGQEQATAAEKERELPGVWARASEPDVRSALKG, from the coding sequence ATGGCGGACTCGAAGCGTGAGATCGAGCGGAAGTACGAAGCGACTCCCGACACCCGGCTGCCCGACCTGACCAAGGTGGCCGGGGTCTCGGCCGTCACCCACCACGGCGTCACCGAGCTCGACGCCGTCTACTACGACACCGCGGACCTCCGTCTCGCGGCCGACTCCCTCACCCTGCGACGCAGGACCGGCGGGGCCGACGAGGGCTGGCACCTCAAGTTCCCCGTCTCCTCCGGCATCCGCGACGAGATCCGGGCCCCCCTCGCCGACACCCTGCCCCACAGCCTCGCCGGACTGCTCCGCTCCAGGGTCCGGGACGAGGACGTGACCCCCGTCGTCCGGCTGCTCTCCGCCCGCGACGTCCACCACCTCGTCGACGAGGGCGGCACCTTCCTGGCCGAGCTGAGCATCGACGAGGTCCTCGCCCAACGGCTCACCGAGGAGGGCGGCGGCCCCACCGCCGTGTGGACCGAGATCGAGGTCGAACTCGCCGACGACGGCGACCCGGCCTTCCTCGACGCCGTCGAGCGACGGCTCCGCAAGGCCGGCGTGAAGCCCTCCGCCTCGGCCTCCAAACTGGCCAGGGCACTCACCGAGACGGGCGTCCGGCCGGCCGGACCCGCACAGCGCCCGGCGAAGAAGAAACGGAAGCCGCCGCCCCCGACAGCGGGCGACCACGTCCTGGACTACGTACGGGAACAGGTCGAGGCCGTCATCACCCTCGACCCCGCCGTGCGCCGCGACCTTCCCGACTCCGTGCACCAGATGCGCGTGGCCACCCGCCGGCTGCGCAGCGCCTTCAAGACCTACCGGAAGATCCTCGACCGGACGGTCACCGACCCCGTCGGCGAGGAGCTGAAGTGGCTGGCCGCCGAACTCGGAGTCGACCGCGATCAGGAAGTCCTCGACGCCCGCTTCCACGCCGCCACCGCCGACCTGTCCCGCACCCTTCTCCTCGGCCCCGTCAGGAGCCGGCTGCGCCTCTGGTCGGTCGCCAGACGCACCGGCTCCAGGCGCCGCATCGTGGCCGTACTCGACGGGAAGCGCTACCTGTCCCTCCTGGAGAGCCTCGACGCCCTCCTCGCCGCCCCGCCCCTGCGTCCCGCTGCCGCCAAGCCGCCGCGGGACGCGCTGCCCCGCGCCGTACTGAAGGACTACGAACGCCTCGCGACCCGCGTCGGACACGCCCTGGAGCAGCCCCCGGGCCGGGACCGCGACCTGGCGATGCACGAGGCCCGCAAGGCCGCGAAGCGCGCGCGGTACGCGGGTGAAGCGGCACGGCCCGCGCTCGGCAAGGCCGCCAAGCGGTTCGCCAAGCGGATGAAGGCGGTGCAGAAGGTCCTCGGCGAGCACCAGGACAGTGTGGTCGCCCGCGACGCCCTGCGGGCCCTGGCGATCCAGGCACACGCGGCGGGGGAGCCCTCGTTCACCTGGGGACTGCTGTACGGACAGGAGCAGGCGACCGCGGCCGAGAAGGAGCGCGAACTGCCGGGAGTCTGGGCCAGGGCCTCGGAGCCCGACGTGCGGTCGGCATTGAAGGGCTGA
- the rodA gene encoding rod shape-determining protein RodA, protein MAGFSVSRYAPERSSWARLTARDSLVRRLDWPLLGSALALSFMGALLVWSATRNRDTLTHGDPYYFLFRHALNTGIGVALMIGTIWLGHRTLRGAVPVLYGLSVVLVLAVLTPLGATVNGAHAWILLPGGFSLQPSEFTKITIILGMAMLLAARVDAGDQLHPDHRTVAKSLGLALIPIAVVMLMPDLGSVMVMAVIVLGVLLASGASNRWVFGLLGAGTAGAVSIWQLGLLDDYQIARFAAFANPALDPAGVGYNTNQARIAIGSGGLAGTGLFKGSQTTGQFVPEQQTDFVFTVAGEELGFLGAGMIIVLLGVVLWRACRIARETTELYGTVVAAGIIAWFAFQSFENIGMTLGIMPVAGLPLPFVSYGGSSMFAVWVAVGLLQSIRVQRPMTA, encoded by the coding sequence ATGGCCGGCTTCTCCGTCTCCCGGTACGCCCCCGAGCGCTCCTCCTGGGCCCGGCTCACCGCCCGCGACTCCCTCGTACGGCGGCTCGACTGGCCGCTGCTCGGCTCGGCGCTCGCGCTCTCGTTCATGGGGGCGCTGCTCGTCTGGTCGGCGACCCGCAACCGGGACACGCTCACGCACGGCGACCCGTACTACTTCCTCTTCCGGCACGCCCTCAACACCGGCATCGGCGTCGCCCTGATGATCGGCACCATCTGGCTCGGCCACCGCACCCTGCGCGGCGCCGTCCCGGTCCTGTACGGCCTCTCGGTGGTCCTGGTCCTGGCGGTCCTCACGCCGCTCGGCGCGACCGTCAACGGCGCGCACGCCTGGATCCTCCTTCCCGGCGGCTTCTCCCTACAGCCCTCCGAGTTCACCAAGATCACGATCATCCTCGGCATGGCGATGCTGCTCGCCGCCCGAGTCGACGCGGGCGACCAACTGCACCCCGACCACCGGACCGTCGCCAAATCCCTCGGCCTGGCGCTCATCCCGATAGCGGTCGTCATGCTGATGCCCGACCTCGGCTCCGTCATGGTCATGGCCGTCATCGTCCTCGGCGTGCTCCTCGCATCCGGCGCGTCCAACCGCTGGGTCTTCGGACTGCTCGGCGCGGGCACCGCCGGCGCCGTGTCGATCTGGCAGCTCGGGCTCCTCGACGACTATCAGATCGCCCGGTTCGCGGCCTTCGCCAACCCGGCCCTGGACCCGGCCGGCGTCGGCTACAACACCAACCAGGCCCGCATCGCGATCGGCTCCGGCGGCCTCGCCGGGACCGGCCTCTTCAAGGGCTCCCAGACCACCGGCCAGTTCGTCCCCGAGCAGCAGACCGACTTCGTCTTCACCGTCGCGGGAGAGGAACTGGGCTTCCTCGGCGCAGGAATGATCATTGTCCTGCTCGGCGTCGTCCTGTGGCGCGCCTGCCGGATCGCCCGCGAGACCACCGAGCTGTACGGCACGGTCGTCGCCGCCGGGATCATCGCCTGGTTCGCCTTCCAGTCCTTCGAGAACATCGGCATGACGCTCGGCATCATGCCCGTGGCCGGACTGCCGCTGCCGTTCGTCTCGTACGGAGGATCATCGATGTTCGCCGTCTGGGTCGCGGTCGGACTGCTCCAGTCGATCCGCGTCCAGCGGCCGATGACCGCCTGA